TGGCGGCTCGATCAACCAGTTCGGCCATGCCTTCAAGAATTTCGGATGGCAGGTGCGCTGGGCCGATCCGGCGGATCCGGAAAGCTTCGCAGCCCAGATCGATGACAAGACCAAGGCCGTCTTCATCGAAAGTCTCGCCAATCCCGGCGGCACCTTCGTCGACATCGAAGCCATCGCCGAGGTCGCCCATCGCCATGGCCTGCCGCTGATCGTCGACAATACCATGGCAAGCCCCTACCTGATCCGCCCGCTGGAGCATGGCGCCGACATCATCGTGCATTCGGTCACGAAGTTCCTCGGCGGCCATGGCAATTCCATGGGCGGTGTCATCGTCGATGGCGGCACGTTCGACTGGTCGGCCAAACCAGGCCAATATCCGATGCTGTCCGAGCCGCGCCCGGAATATAATGGCGTCGTTCTGCACCAGACCTTCGGCAACTTCGCCTTCGCCATCGCCTGCCGCGTCCTTGGCCTGCGTGACCTCGGGCCGGCGATTGCCCCGATGAACGCCTTTCTGCTTCTGACCGGCATCGAGACACTGCCGCTGCGCATGCAGCGCCACTGCGACAATGCGCTGAAGGCCGCGACCTGGCTGAAGAGCCATCCGAAGGTCGCCTGGGTCAACTATTCAGGCCTTCCCGACGATCCGAACAATGCCTTGCAGAAGCGCTATTCGCCGAAGGGCGCCGGCTCCGTCTTCACCTTCGGCATCAAGGGCGGGCTTGAAGCCGGCAAGGCGCTGGTCGGTGGCTTGAAGCTCTTCTCGCATCTCGCCAATATCGGCGACACCCGCTCGCTTGTCATCCATCCTGCCTCGACGACCCATGCGCAGCTTTCCGAATCCCAACAGATCGCCGCCGGTGCCGGACCTGACGTCGTGCGCCTGTCTATCGGTATCGAGGATGCCGAAGACATCATCGCCGATCTCGAACAGGCTCTTTTCAACGCCTGATCTGCCTCTCAGCGGCGGTGCGAAAAAAAACACCGCCGCTTGTCTATCTGGAGACCATGATGAGCTTGTTCCTGCCTTTTGACCCCTCGACCGTCACCCCGGAGGAGGGGGCTCCCGCCGCCGACCGCCTGATCTCGGGCG
This DNA window, taken from Peteryoungia algae, encodes the following:
- a CDS encoding O-acetylhomoserine aminocarboxypropyltransferase; the encoded protein is MSENNPGFATLAIHAGAQPDPTTGARITPIYQTTAYVFNDSDHAANLFALKEFGNIYTRIMNPTQGVLEERIAALEGGTAALAVASGHAAQLLIFHSLMQPGDNFVAARKLYGGSINQFGHAFKNFGWQVRWADPADPESFAAQIDDKTKAVFIESLANPGGTFVDIEAIAEVAHRHGLPLIVDNTMASPYLIRPLEHGADIIVHSVTKFLGGHGNSMGGVIVDGGTFDWSAKPGQYPMLSEPRPEYNGVVLHQTFGNFAFAIACRVLGLRDLGPAIAPMNAFLLLTGIETLPLRMQRHCDNALKAATWLKSHPKVAWVNYSGLPDDPNNALQKRYSPKGAGSVFTFGIKGGLEAGKALVGGLKLFSHLANIGDTRSLVIHPASTTHAQLSESQQIAAGAGPDVVRLSIGIEDAEDIIADLEQALFNA